In the genome of Aequorivita sp. H23M31, the window AAAAAGAACCATCCTCGGATCTGGGCTCCACCATATAATAGGCTGCCCTTCTTCAAACCACGGAAATATACCACTCTGGTATGCCAGAAGCAGACGTGCCGGCGAAAGGTCGCCTCCAACTGCTAGAAGACCATCGGGAGGGGCGTTTTTTGGATCTGGAAACCAAAGTTCTTCGGAAAGATAAACCATTGATATTTTAGATATATTCAAACAAAAAGCCTCAAAGGATTATCTAACCCTTCGAGGCTATCAATTAATTTGCAATTTTCGATAGAAGTTTGACCGCTCTCTCACAGAGCTTCATAGTTAAAAAGGAAGATCGTCGTGTTCCTCCTCATTATAATCATTGGCAGGCTCAAAAGCTTCCGCTGGCGGTACAGGTGGACGGTTGCCACTATCGGGAGCTTGGGTTAAACTTTCAATTCGCCATCCCTGAATGGAATTAAAATATTTTACCTCTCCCTGGGGATTGGTCCATTCCCGGCCGCGAATATTAATACTAACTTTAACATCTTGACCAACTCTATATGAGTTCAATAAATCAGTTTTGTCCTGAACAAATTCAATCATTATAGATTGGGGATATTGTTCCTCAGTGGTTATAACCATCTCACGTTTCCTAAAACCATTGTTGCCAAAAGTTTTGGTCTCATCTATCATTTTAATTTTTCCTTGTAATTCCATTTCTATATAATTTATCGATTTTTATTTCCTCAACACATTGCAATGCCATAGCGAAGTAGCTTCAAAAATTAGGCTTTCTTA includes:
- a CDS encoding DUF3127 domain-containing protein, with protein sequence MELQGKIKMIDETKTFGNNGFRKREMVITTEEQYPQSIMIEFVQDKTDLLNSYRVGQDVKVSINIRGREWTNPQGEVKYFNSIQGWRIESLTQAPDSGNRPPVPPAEAFEPANDYNEEEHDDLPF